Proteins from one Fusobacterium periodonticum 1_1_41FAA genomic window:
- a CDS encoding oligopeptide ABC transporter substrate-binding protein, whose amino-acid sequence MNGKLKKLISLFAGMMLLVSCGDVNGGKADAAKQDVNLNEIEQKYPAAYKNEGEVVPVDTLKVAVVSSSPYKGIFNGFLYSSSIDNDFMQYTMNGAFPTNPDFTLVLDSDETPIKVTVNPEEKTVTYKINPNFKWSNGDSVTTKDIVKTYEIFANQKYIESSSSSRFNKNRKKIVGIQEYNEGKADKIAGLEVIDDSTMKIHLTEITPSVYWGGNFVGEFINAKQFEGVPMDKIIESPALRKSPLSYGPYYIKDIVQGEKVIFEANPYYYKGEPKIKTIEMEILPSSQQVAAIKSGKYDIVFNPELNIFPEIEKLDNINILARKAMYFSYLGFHVGKWDAEKNEVVTDTNSKMYDINLRKAMAYAIDNDSIAKQFYHGLAMRAPSPIAPIFTQLRNPEVEGFKIDLEKAKKLLEDAGYKDVDGDGIREGKDGKPFKINLAMMSGSEIQEPLSQYYIQQWKSIGLNVELVDGRLLDFNNFYDRLKADDPAIDCFFAAFGYGTDPQQMSLFGKNSQFNKARYTSETFEKALEAQISPEALDEAKRIEIYHNYDKIFMEELPVAPQLNKMEYIVVNKRVKEYDWKYDTDMKGFDWSKIEVTAKEPVSDSKN is encoded by the coding sequence ATGAATGGTAAACTAAAAAAACTGATTAGTTTATTTGCTGGAATGATGTTACTTGTATCTTGTGGAGATGTAAATGGTGGTAAAGCAGATGCAGCTAAGCAAGATGTAAATCTAAATGAAATTGAACAAAAATATCCAGCAGCCTATAAAAATGAAGGTGAAGTAGTACCTGTAGATACACTAAAAGTAGCTGTAGTATCAAGTTCACCTTATAAAGGAATTTTTAACGGATTTCTTTATTCAAGTTCAATAGATAATGATTTTATGCAATACACTATGAATGGAGCTTTCCCAACAAACCCTGATTTTACATTGGTATTAGATAGTGATGAAACTCCGATAAAAGTTACAGTTAATCCTGAAGAAAAAACAGTAACATACAAAATTAATCCTAATTTTAAATGGTCAAATGGAGATTCTGTAACAACTAAAGATATAGTAAAAACTTATGAAATTTTCGCTAACCAAAAATATATAGAAAGTTCTTCATCTTCAAGATTTAATAAAAATAGAAAGAAAATAGTAGGAATACAAGAATATAATGAAGGTAAAGCAGATAAAATAGCTGGACTTGAAGTTATAGATGATTCTACTATGAAAATACACTTAACAGAAATAACTCCATCAGTTTATTGGGGAGGAAACTTTGTTGGTGAATTTATTAATGCAAAACAATTTGAAGGTGTGCCTATGGATAAAATTATAGAATCGCCTGCATTAAGAAAGAGCCCTCTATCTTATGGACCTTACTATATTAAAGATATAGTTCAAGGAGAAAAAGTAATATTTGAAGCTAACCCTTACTACTATAAAGGAGAACCAAAAATAAAGACTATAGAAATGGAAATCTTACCTTCATCTCAACAAGTGGCAGCAATTAAGAGTGGTAAGTATGACATAGTATTCAATCCTGAATTAAATATTTTCCCTGAAATAGAAAAATTAGATAATATCAACATACTTGCAAGAAAAGCTATGTACTTCAGTTACTTAGGATTCCATGTAGGTAAATGGGATGCTGAAAAGAATGAAGTTGTAACAGATACTAATTCAAAAATGTATGATATTAATTTAAGAAAAGCTATGGCTTATGCTATAGATAATGATAGTATTGCAAAACAATTTTACCATGGTTTAGCAATGAGAGCACCATCACCTATAGCTCCGATATTCACTCAGTTACGTAATCCTGAAGTAGAAGGATTCAAAATTGATTTAGAAAAAGCTAAAAAATTACTAGAAGATGCTGGATATAAAGATGTTGATGGAGATGGAATAAGAGAAGGAAAAGATGGAAAACCATTTAAAATTAATTTAGCTATGATGTCAGGTTCAGAAATACAAGAACCATTGAGCCAATACTATATCCAACAATGGAAATCTATTGGACTTAATGTTGAATTAGTTGATGGAAGACTTCTAGACTTCAATAACTTCTATGATAGACTTAAAGCAGACGATCCAGCAATAGACTGCTTCTTCGCTGCATTTGGATATGGTACAGATCCTCAACAAATGAGTTTATTTGGAAAGAATTCTCAATTCAACAAGGCTCGTTATACATCTGAAACTTTTGAAAAAGCTTTAGAAGCTCAAATTTCTCCAGAAGCTTTAGACGAAGCTAAGAGAATAGAAATCTACCATAATTACGATAAGATATTTATGGAAGAATTACCAGTAGCTCCTCAATTAAATAAGATGGAATACATAGTAGTTAACAAGAGAGTTAAAGAATATGACTGGAAATATGATACTGATATGAAGGGATTTGACTGGTCTAAGATAGAAGTTACAGCTAAAGAACCTGTATCAGATTCAAAAAATTAA
- a CDS encoding toxin-antitoxin system YwqK family antitoxin, with protein MKKNFIIYTLIIFILTSFSIFAQREVNYGDLKYNEETELVYVEGEKEAFTGIAKDYYEDKSLKAEVPYVNGLIEGFGKQYYPGGKLKSEANFVKGLFQGRVTGYYENGNLKYEENYKDDELDGLVKNYYESGQLKTELNYKNGKLDGLARAYHENGQLHIEENYKDGKLEGESTNYDENGNLTSKAIYKDDEMVEKLFGDSEEDVPSKKNIKLKGYTGPIILCGLIGLYVFLTAFKMLKSFPKTSHLTDEQRSRIFKILMKHDEGNKELFSSYTLNGIGSSYYRVASMMVDNEKVYIYAKMLSFIYLPTPITFGYLFGYSKDHILASYSNATFKEIKKEIEDTVLHI; from the coding sequence ATGAAAAAGAATTTTATTATCTATACTTTAATTATTTTTATTTTAACATCTTTTAGTATTTTTGCTCAAAGGGAAGTAAATTATGGAGATTTAAAATACAATGAAGAAACTGAACTTGTTTATGTTGAAGGGGAAAAAGAAGCTTTTACAGGGATAGCAAAAGATTATTATGAAGATAAAAGTTTAAAAGCTGAAGTTCCATATGTAAATGGCTTAATAGAAGGATTTGGAAAGCAATATTATCCAGGTGGTAAATTGAAATCTGAAGCAAATTTTGTTAAAGGTTTATTTCAAGGAAGAGTAACAGGTTACTATGAAAATGGAAATTTAAAATACGAAGAGAACTACAAAGATGATGAGTTAGATGGTTTAGTTAAAAATTATTATGAGAGTGGGCAATTAAAAACAGAACTTAACTATAAGAATGGTAAATTAGATGGACTTGCAAGAGCATATCATGAGAATGGACAACTACATATTGAAGAAAATTATAAAGATGGAAAATTAGAAGGCGAGTCAACTAATTATGATGAAAATGGAAATTTAACATCAAAAGCAATTTATAAAGACGATGAAATGGTTGAAAAATTATTTGGAGATTCTGAAGAAGATGTTCCAAGTAAAAAAAATATTAAACTTAAAGGATATACAGGACCTATTATACTTTGTGGACTTATAGGTCTATATGTATTTTTAACTGCTTTTAAGATGCTTAAATCTTTTCCAAAAACTAGTCATTTAACAGATGAACAAAGAAGTAGAATCTTTAAAATTTTAATGAAACATGATGAAGGAAATAAAGAACTTTTCTCATCTTATACTTTGAATGGTATAGGTTCAAGTTATTATAGAGTAGCTTCTATGATGGTAGATAATGAAAAAGTTTATATCTATGCCAAAATGCTTTCATTTATATATTTACCAACTCCAATAACTTTTGGTTATTTATTCGGTTATAGTAAGGATCATATTTTAGCTAGTTATTCTAATGCAACTTTTAAAGAAATTAAAAAAGAAATAGAAGATACAGTTTTACATATTTAA
- a CDS encoding aspartate kinase has protein sequence MLKVAKFGGSSVASAEQFKKVKEIVKMDSSRKFVVVSAVGKANKDDNKITDLLYLCYAHIKYNMNCDAIFSIIEKKFCDIAKELNLQFDIKGELAQLKEKLDQKSVSEEYLVSRGEYLTALLMAEYLGYKFIDAKDVIFYNYDNTFDYIKSEEAFQEITKTGENFIIPGFYGSFPNKDVKLMTRGGGDVTGAIVASLANADVYENWTDVSGVLMADPRIIPNPLPIEVINYNELRELSYMGASVLHEEAVFPVALKKIPIQIRNTNRPEDVGTIINNSDEGAFKHVITGIAGKKDFSIITIRKVRMSNEVGLIRKALSVFEDYNVSIEHIPSGVDSFSVVVETKAVKPFVHELMGRLKKVTSAGEVTLTTEISLIATVGLGMKNYKGLSGRLFSAIGKAGINIVVISQTSDEINIIVGVHNSDYERTIRTIYYEFNPQ, from the coding sequence ATGTTAAAGGTTGCAAAATTTGGAGGAAGTTCTGTTGCAAGTGCAGAACAGTTTAAAAAAGTTAAAGAAATAGTTAAGATGGACTCAAGTCGTAAATTTGTTGTTGTAAGTGCTGTTGGAAAGGCAAATAAAGATGACAATAAAATAACAGATTTATTATATCTTTGTTATGCACATATAAAATATAATATGAATTGTGATGCAATTTTTAGCATAATTGAAAAGAAATTCTGTGATATAGCTAAAGAACTAAATTTACAATTTGATATCAAGGGAGAACTTGCACAATTAAAAGAAAAATTAGACCAAAAAAGTGTATCAGAAGAATATTTAGTTAGTCGTGGAGAATACTTGACAGCACTTTTAATGGCAGAATACTTAGGTTATAAATTTATAGATGCTAAAGATGTAATTTTCTATAATTATGATAACACTTTTGATTACATTAAGAGTGAAGAAGCATTCCAAGAAATAACTAAGACAGGGGAAAACTTTATTATACCAGGTTTCTATGGTTCTTTCCCTAATAAAGATGTTAAACTTATGACTCGTGGAGGAGGAGATGTTACAGGAGCTATAGTTGCTAGCCTTGCTAATGCAGATGTCTATGAAAACTGGACAGATGTTTCAGGAGTTCTAATGGCAGATCCAAGAATAATTCCTAATCCACTTCCTATTGAAGTTATAAACTATAATGAACTTAGAGAACTTTCATATATGGGAGCAAGTGTTTTACATGAAGAAGCAGTATTCCCTGTTGCTTTAAAGAAAATTCCTATACAAATTCGTAACACAAATAGACCTGAAGATGTGGGAACTATAATAAATAATAGTGACGAAGGAGCATTTAAGCATGTAATCACAGGTATAGCAGGTAAAAAAGATTTCTCTATTATCACAATTAGGAAAGTTCGTATGTCTAATGAGGTAGGTTTAATAAGAAAGGCTCTAAGTGTTTTTGAGGACTATAATGTAAGTATAGAGCATATTCCAAGTGGAGTAGATTCATTCTCTGTTGTAGTTGAAACTAAGGCAGTAAAACCTTTTGTTCATGAACTTATGGGAAGACTTAAAAAAGTTACTTCAGCAGGAGAAGTTACTTTAACAACTGAAATCTCTTTAATTGCTACAGTAGGATTAGGAATGAAGAACTATAAAGGATTATCAGGAAGATTATTCTCTGCAATCGGTAAAGCAGGAATAAATATAGTTGTAATTTCTCAAACAAGTGATGAAATTAATATCATAGTTGGAGTACATAATTCAGATTATGAAAGAACTATAAGAACTATTTATTATGAATTCAATCCACAATAA
- a CDS encoding homoserine dehydrogenase, with translation MRIAILGFGTVGSGVYEIAKALKNIEVKKVLEKDLSKIDIATDNYDEIINDKEIELVVECMGGLHPAYEFIMQALKSKKSVVSANKAVIAKYLDEFLEAAKENNVEFRFEASVGGGIPCLAGIQKIRRVENIDKFYGIFNGTSNFILDNMYRFENEFFTTLKTAQELGYAEADPSADIDGYDVTNKVIISSALAYDGFIKNEFPCFTMRNITKEDILYFKKNGLIAKYIGEATTVGNEYEASVMLNLFPTNALEGNVLSNYNIVTIQSHTMGEVKFYGQGAGKLPTANAIIQDILDIQANISFNPISIEKKYSYSAKLFKHRYVLRSNEELKGEFDKIEKDGNNFYHYTKEITQADLLKVIEGKDCLVTKLSEVLA, from the coding sequence ATGAGAATAGCAATTTTAGGTTTTGGAACAGTTGGAAGTGGAGTTTATGAGATAGCAAAGGCTCTAAAGAATATTGAAGTGAAGAAAGTTCTTGAAAAAGATTTAAGTAAAATAGATATAGCTACTGACAATTATGATGAAATTATCAATGATAAAGAAATAGAATTAGTTGTTGAATGTATGGGAGGATTACATCCTGCTTATGAATTCATTATGCAAGCTTTAAAAAGTAAAAAATCTGTTGTAAGTGCTAACAAGGCAGTTATAGCAAAATATTTAGATGAATTTTTAGAAGCGGCTAAAGAAAATAATGTTGAATTTCGTTTTGAAGCAAGTGTTGGAGGAGGAATTCCTTGTCTTGCAGGTATTCAAAAAATTCGTCGTGTAGAAAATATAGATAAATTTTATGGAATTTTCAATGGTACAAGTAACTTTATCTTAGATAATATGTATAGATTTGAAAATGAATTTTTCACAACTTTAAAAACAGCTCAAGAACTAGGTTATGCTGAAGCAGATCCTAGTGCTGATATAGATGGGTATGATGTAACTAACAAGGTTATTATAAGTTCAGCTTTAGCTTATGATGGTTTCATTAAAAATGAATTTCCTTGTTTCACTATGAGAAATATAACTAAAGAAGATATACTATATTTTAAGAAAAATGGTTTAATAGCTAAATACATCGGAGAAGCAACAACTGTTGGAAATGAATATGAAGCTTCAGTAATGTTAAATTTATTCCCAACAAATGCTTTAGAAGGGAATGTTTTAAGTAACTATAATATTGTTACTATACAGTCTCATACTATGGGAGAAGTAAAATTCTATGGTCAAGGTGCAGGTAAATTACCAACTGCTAATGCAATAATTCAAGATATCTTAGATATACAAGCAAATATTTCTTTCAATCCTATTTCAATAGAAAAGAAATATTCTTATTCAGCTAAATTATTCAAACACAGATATGTACTTCGTTCAAACGAAGAATTAAAAGGTGAATTTGATAAAATAGAAAAAGATGGAAATAACTTCTATCACTATACAAAAGAAATTACTCAAGCAGATTTATTAAAAGTGATTGAAGGAAAAGATTGTCTTGTTACTAAGTTAAGTGAGGTGTTGGCATAA
- the thrC gene encoding threonine synthase has translation MNYRSTRNNTITKKDKIALLQGLSEDGGLFVLENFNEKKIDLKNLLDKSYTDIAFEVLKLFFSFDESKLKSVIEKAYSKFSTTKVTPLVELKDAHVLELFHGPTSAFKDVALTLLPYLIQLALEGSDQEILILTATSGDTGKAALEGFKDIEQTEIIVFYPKNGVSKIQELQMRTQEGKNTKVCAIEGNFDDAQTAVKNIFLDEDLQKKLGNKKFSSANSINIGRLTPQIVYYIVAYIDLVKNNKINLGDKINFVVPTGNFGDILAGYYAKKLGLPVNKLVCASNKNNVLYDFLTTGIYDRNREFLKTISPSMDILISSNLERLLYDLSGSDDKYIKSLMDELKQNGKYQVNADILAKLKAEFGSGYASDEETSQVIKKVWEEEKYLLDPHTAVAYKVMLEQNLEGETVVLSTASPYKFCTSVANAVLNITDEDEFKLMEKLHEFTKVPVPENLKNLNSKEIRHSDLVKREDMAKYILEADKCSK, from the coding sequence ATGAATTATAGAAGTACAAGAAATAATACGATTACAAAAAAAGACAAAATAGCCCTTTTACAAGGTTTAAGTGAGGATGGTGGACTTTTTGTTTTAGAAAACTTCAACGAAAAAAAAATAGATTTAAAAAATTTATTAGATAAATCTTATACAGATATTGCTTTTGAAGTCTTAAAATTGTTTTTTTCATTTGATGAGAGTAAATTGAAGTCTGTAATAGAAAAAGCATATAGCAAATTTTCAACAACAAAAGTTACTCCTCTTGTTGAATTAAAAGATGCTCATGTTTTAGAGCTATTTCATGGGCCTACAAGTGCTTTTAAAGATGTTGCCTTAACATTGTTACCTTATCTAATTCAATTAGCTCTTGAAGGAAGTGACCAAGAAATTTTAATTCTGACAGCTACAAGTGGGGATACAGGAAAAGCTGCCTTAGAAGGTTTTAAAGATATAGAACAAACTGAAATTATTGTTTTTTATCCAAAAAACGGAGTAAGTAAAATTCAAGAATTACAAATGAGAACTCAAGAAGGAAAAAATACTAAGGTTTGTGCTATAGAAGGAAACTTTGATGATGCTCAAACTGCTGTAAAAAATATTTTCTTAGATGAAGACTTACAAAAGAAATTAGGGAATAAAAAATTCTCAAGTGCTAACTCAATAAATATAGGACGTTTAACTCCTCAAATAGTTTACTATATAGTTGCCTATATTGATTTAGTAAAAAATAATAAAATAAACTTAGGGGACAAAATAAATTTTGTTGTACCTACTGGAAATTTTGGAGATATCTTAGCTGGATACTATGCAAAAAAATTAGGTCTACCTGTTAATAAATTAGTTTGTGCAAGTAACAAAAACAATGTTTTATACGACTTCTTAACAACAGGTATCTATGATAGAAATCGTGAATTCTTAAAAACAATTTCTCCTAGCATGGATATTTTAATTTCAAGTAACTTAGAAAGACTACTTTATGATTTAAGTGGTTCTGATGATAAGTATATAAAATCTTTAATGGATGAATTAAAACAAAATGGTAAATATCAAGTTAATGCTGATATACTTGCTAAATTAAAAGCAGAATTTGGAAGTGGTTATGCTAGTGATGAAGAAACTTCTCAAGTGATTAAAAAAGTTTGGGAGGAAGAAAAATATTTACTAGATCCTCATACAGCTGTCGCATACAAAGTTATGCTTGAACAAAATTTAGAAGGTGAAACTGTGGTTTTATCAACTGCTTCTCCATACAAATTCTGTACTAGTGTTGCCAATGCAGTTTTAAATATAACTGACGAAGATGAATTCAAATTGATGGAAAAACTACATGAATTTACAAAAGTGCCTGTTCCTGAAAATCTAAAGAACTTAAATTCTAAAGAAATAAGACATAGTGATTTAGTAAAAAGAGAGGATATGGCTAAATATATTTTGGAGGCTGATAAATGTTCGAAGTAA
- a CDS encoding metallophosphoesterase, whose product MEKGTIIRKGQVKYINEDDYKRIFVISDLHGYYNLFLKFLEKVNLQKDDLLINLGDSCDRGTQSYELYVKCNEMIKEGYNVLHLLGNHEDMLLTAVNTLDESSIDHWYRNNGETTIESFKNVTGLTKEDFYDKEKNKFLVDFLSTFPTLIVSDKTIFAHAAYNPDLSPEEQEEYFLIWNRQNFWDRNITGKTIYFGHTPSKKEDHTIVYYSNNCACIDLGTYKYQKMVGVEIKSKEEYYID is encoded by the coding sequence ATGGAAAAAGGAACAATCATCAGAAAAGGACAAGTAAAATATATAAATGAAGATGATTATAAAAGAATTTTTGTAATTTCAGATTTACATGGTTATTATAATTTATTTTTAAAATTTTTAGAAAAAGTAAATTTACAGAAAGATGATTTACTTATAAATCTTGGTGACTCTTGTGATAGAGGAACACAATCTTACGAATTATATGTGAAGTGTAATGAAATGATAAAAGAAGGTTATAATGTACTACATTTATTAGGAAATCATGAAGATATGCTATTAACTGCAGTAAATACATTAGATGAAAGTAGCATAGATCATTGGTATAGAAATAATGGAGAAACAACAATAGAATCTTTTAAAAACGTTACAGGACTAACAAAAGAAGATTTCTATGATAAGGAAAAGAATAAATTTCTTGTTGATTTCTTATCAACTTTTCCAACTCTTATAGTTTCAGATAAAACTATATTTGCTCATGCAGCATATAATCCTGATTTAAGTCCAGAAGAACAAGAGGAATATTTTTTAATATGGAATAGACAAAATTTCTGGGATAGAAATATCACAGGTAAAACTATATATTTTGGACATACTCCTTCAAAAAAGGAAGACCATACTATAGTTTACTATTCTAATAACTGTGCTTGTATAGACTTAGGAACATATAAGTATCAAAAAATGGTGGGAGTTGAAATAAAGAGCAAGGAAGAATATTACATAGACTAA
- the thrB gene encoding homoserine kinase, with protein sequence MFEVKVPMTSANVACGFDTLGLALQTHSIFHFELNDKLDFVGFEKEFCNEDNLVYIAFKKTLNFLNKSVNGVKISLIEQAPIARGLGSSATCVVAGIFGAYLLTGTEINKNDILKIATELEGHPDNVAPAIFGNLCASCLVDDEAISVQYNVDERFNFMALIPNFETKTADARKALPKDLPLKDAIFSLSRLGIVLRAFETYDIQTLKKVLADKIHEPYRKNLIHEYDEVRSICESIESYGFFISGSGSTLINILVDETKLELIKEQLKNLKYNWKVLFTKVDKEGTTWKERNV encoded by the coding sequence ATGTTCGAAGTAAAAGTACCTATGACCTCTGCTAATGTAGCCTGTGGTTTTGATACTCTAGGGCTTGCCTTACAAACTCATTCTATATTTCATTTTGAATTGAATGATAAATTAGATTTTGTAGGTTTTGAAAAAGAATTTTGTAATGAAGATAATCTTGTTTATATAGCTTTTAAAAAGACTTTAAACTTCTTAAACAAAAGTGTGAATGGAGTTAAAATCTCTTTAATAGAACAAGCTCCTATTGCAAGAGGCTTAGGAAGTAGTGCTACCTGCGTTGTAGCTGGTATATTTGGAGCTTACTTATTGACAGGAACTGAAATAAATAAGAATGATATTTTAAAAATTGCAACAGAACTTGAAGGACATCCTGATAATGTAGCTCCTGCTATATTTGGTAATCTATGTGCTTCTTGTCTTGTAGATGATGAGGCTATATCTGTTCAATATAATGTAGATGAAAGATTTAATTTTATGGCTCTTATACCTAACTTTGAAACTAAGACAGCAGATGCAAGAAAAGCTCTGCCTAAAGACTTACCTTTGAAGGATGCTATATTCTCTCTAAGTCGTTTAGGAATAGTTTTAAGAGCTTTTGAAACTTATGATATACAAACTTTAAAGAAAGTGCTAGCTGATAAAATTCATGAGCCTTATCGTAAAAATTTAATTCATGAATATGATGAAGTAAGAAGTATTTGTGAAAGTATTGAAAGCTATGGATTTTTTATCTCAGGTAGTGGTTCAACTTTAATAAATATATTGGTTGATGAAACTAAGCTAGAGCTTATAAAGGAACAATTAAAAAATTTAAAATATAATTGGAAAGTTCTCTTTACTAAAGTAGATAAAGAAGGAACAACTTGGAAAGAAAGGAATGTTTAG
- the asd gene encoding aspartate-semialdehyde dehydrogenase, producing MERTKIAVVGATGMVGQRLLVLLENHPYFEVVKLAASKNSAGKRYGDLMANKWKLDMKIPEYTKDFIVEDAMDVKNVANGVKLIFCAVNLDKKELVALEEAYAKEEVVVVSNNSANRMKADVPMIIPEINAKHLDIVDVQRKRLGTKKGFIVVKPNCSIQSYVPVFAAIKEFGIKEASICTYQAISGSGKTFEDWPEMVENIIPYIGGEEEKSEIEPLKIFGNIENGEIKLNDTMKFSAQCIRVPVLDGHLACVSFNLENNPGKEALIEKIKNFKSDITDLPLAPKEFIHYYEENDRPQPLLDRDNEKGMQITVGRLREDNLFDYKFVGLSHNTLRGAAGGAVLTAELVKKLGYLD from the coding sequence ATGGAAAGAACAAAAATCGCAGTAGTTGGAGCAACAGGAATGGTAGGACAAAGACTTCTTGTCCTTTTAGAAAATCACCCTTATTTTGAAGTTGTTAAATTAGCAGCTTCTAAAAATTCAGCAGGAAAAAGATATGGGGATTTAATGGCTAATAAATGGAAATTGGATATGAAAATACCTGAATATACAAAGGATTTCATAGTTGAAGATGCTATGGATGTCAAAAATGTAGCAAATGGTGTTAAATTAATTTTCTGTGCAGTTAATTTAGATAAAAAAGAATTAGTTGCTTTAGAAGAAGCTTATGCAAAAGAAGAAGTTGTTGTAGTATCTAATAACTCAGCTAACCGTATGAAAGCTGATGTGCCTATGATAATACCTGAAATCAACGCAAAACATTTAGACATAGTTGATGTACAAAGAAAAAGATTAGGAACTAAAAAAGGTTTCATAGTCGTAAAACCTAACTGTTCTATTCAAAGTTATGTACCTGTATTTGCAGCAATAAAAGAATTTGGTATTAAAGAAGCTAGTATCTGTACTTATCAAGCTATTTCAGGAAGTGGAAAAACATTTGAAGATTGGCCTGAAATGGTAGAAAATATTATTCCATATATAGGTGGAGAAGAAGAAAAAAGTGAAATTGAACCTTTAAAAATATTTGGAAATATAGAAAATGGAGAAATCAAATTAAATGATACTATGAAATTCTCAGCTCAATGTATCAGAGTTCCTGTTTTAGATGGACACTTAGCTTGTGTTTCATTCAATCTAGAAAATAATCCTGGTAAGGAAGCTTTAATTGAAAAAATTAAAAACTTTAAATCAGATATAACTGATTTACCTCTAGCTCCTAAAGAATTTATCCATTACTATGAAGAAAATGATAGACCTCAACCTCTACTTGATAGAGATAATGAAAAAGGAATGCAAATAACTGTGGGAAGATTAAGAGAAGATAATTTATTTGACTATAAATTTGTTGGACTTTCTCACAATACTTTAAGAGGAGCAGCTGGTGGAGCAGTTCTAACAGCTGAGCTTGTTAAAAAACTTGGATACTTAGACTAA